In Canis lupus dingo isolate Sandy chromosome 25, ASM325472v2, whole genome shotgun sequence, the genomic window gtgaACCCTATCTAAGGCAGGGGTGAGGTGAGAGGAGAAGAGAGCCTCAGAGTGATGGGCATCTGAGGGGCAGATGGCTGAGTGCACCAGTGATGgagtgggaagagagaaaatgagataaaagagttTCCAAGACGAGGTCTCCCTATTTCTCTGTGTGGACCCAATCACACAAATTGACATATGAAAATCCAGATTTGCATGGCAGGCAAAGTTAGGAGCCATAGCATCTTTACAAAAGAGGTCTATAAGTACAGTAGTTCTCCCTTATTCCTGGTGGATACGTTCTAAGACCCCCATATATAGCCTGTTTTTTCCTATAGATACTTCCCTGtgataaagtttatttataaattaggcattaTATgaatgttgtctctctctctctaaatatctATCACACTGCATCTGCCCTTCTTGTGATGACATGAGGTGATAAAATGCCTAAGaggtgagatgaagtgaggtgaaggACAAAGGCGTTGTGACATACGTTAGGCTACCATTGACCTTCTGACTATACTTCACTAGGAGAAAATTGAAACCACAGATAAAGGGGGCGGGCTACTgtgttttttaaagcttccagTTGCCTTAGGCATTTGCGACAGGATTGTATGAGCCTACCAGGACTTTTGCCTGAAACCAGGTATTTCTGTGTCGGGCAAGATCACCACGGTCCTCTGGGAGCTCTGTAGCAGGTGTGGCCGAGGTCTGGCCCTTACCTCTAAGGATGGTGACGTTGCGAAGGATTTCTCCATGCTGTGTGTCCACAGCCTTCATCTCCTCCACGATCATGGAGAGGTTGCGGACGTTGAAGTCCAGCCGTGCACTGAGCAGACTGAAGCGCTCCCGGAGCAGGTCCGTGGTGCCCAGCATGAGGGAGACGGACTTGTTCAGGTAGTAGAGCTCCTCGGCGTGTGTGTGGAAGCCTAGCGTGCAAGAGAGCCTCACATCATCCAGGTACTTGAGCATGCTGTGCACATGGTTGTCGGTGGCATTGATGTTGGTGAAGATGGTGCCGATCTCGATCTCATGTGAAGCCATGCGTCCTTCTAGCGTCTCGAACCTCTCCACCGTGCGGTTCTGGGCATAGCGAGTGTGGTACTGCAGATCGTGCATATTCTCCTCGTGGTCATCCAGGAAGGACGAGATGTTATCCAGCTGCAGCTGCAGGCCCATGACCTGCAGCACCAGGTCATGCATGCTCTCGGCATTCTGACTGATGCGTTGCGAGGAGACCCCCAGGATGGCCTGGATGTTCTTGACGGCTTCTCCAGTCTTGGCTGAGGTGGTGCGCAGGTTGCTGAAGAGCCGGGTGTAGTTTTGCCAGTCGGTGACAATCTTCTGGAGGGTCAGGGTCTCCTCATCAGTCTTTCGCCGGATCCCATGGATCCACTCTGAAGTCTGCCCCACAGTGAAGTTGATCTGGTGGACTGTAGCCTTGACATCATAGCAGTCCTGGGTGAGGTCCTTCAGAGAGAGGTCCAGGCCAGCTGTGGTGGCCTGCCAGCCTCTCACCTGGGCGAGAAACAGCCCCAGGGACTGGTTGACCTGGTGGATGGAGAAGGAACAATTGCCCATCTCCTGGGAGATTTGACTGCTGGTGGTGGAGAGCAGCTCATGGGTCTGAGAGGTCTGGTCCAGCTGGACCTCCTGGGCCAGAAGCATCTTCTGAATTCCCTCCAGCTCTTCCTGCAGTTTTCTGATCTCCTTCTCCAGCTGCCCAGCCTCATGGCAGAAAGAACAGTTGTTTGGGGCTTTCAGATCTTCAGGAGAAAGGGACAACAGTTTGAGTTGCTGAAGGCTCATGGGACAAAAGTTGCTTCTTTACATATTTCAGAACATAATGAATTGTCAAGTGGCTTCCCAATCCCTCTTCCTATCCTAAGTCTGCTAGGAAATC contains:
- the SCARA3 gene encoding scavenger receptor class A member 3 isoform X2, coding for MPTFPCTQEGRPGPRCSRCQKNLSLHTSVRILYLFLALLLVAVAVLASLVFRKVDSLSEDISLAQAIYDKKLMSMQENLQGLDLKAPNNCSFCHEAGQLEKEIRKLQEELEGIQKMLLAQEVQLDQTSQTHELLSTTSSQISQEMGNCSFSIHQVNQSLGLFLAQVRGWQATTAGLDLSLKDLTQDCYDVKATVHQINFTVGQTSEWIHGIRRKTDEETLTLQKIVTDWQNYTRLFSNLRTTSAKTGEAVKNIQAILGVSSQRISQNAESMHDLVLQVMGLQLQLDNISSFLDDHEENMHDLQYHTRYAQNRTVERFETLEGRMASHEIEIGTIFTNINATDNHVHSMLKYLDDVRLSCTLGFHTHAEELYYLNKSVSLMLGTTDLLRERFSLLSARLDFNVRNLSMIVEEMKAVDTQHGEILRNVTILRGAPGPPGPRGLKGDLGVKGPVGSRGPKGDPGSLGPPGPQGPQGQPGDPGPVGERGPVGLRGFPGLKGSKGSYGSGGARGQPGPKGDVGPPGPEGPPGSPGPPGPQGKPGIAGKTGSPGQRGPVGLKGEPGIQGPPGLPGPPGPPGSQSHY
- the SCARA3 gene encoding scavenger receptor class A member 3 isoform X1 — its product is MKVRSATGDGDALCVTEEDLAGDDEDMPTFPCTQEGRPGPRCSRCQKNLSLHTSVRILYLFLALLLVAVAVLASLVFRKVDSLSEDISLAQAIYDKKLMSMQENLQGLDLKAPNNCSFCHEAGQLEKEIRKLQEELEGIQKMLLAQEVQLDQTSQTHELLSTTSSQISQEMGNCSFSIHQVNQSLGLFLAQVRGWQATTAGLDLSLKDLTQDCYDVKATVHQINFTVGQTSEWIHGIRRKTDEETLTLQKIVTDWQNYTRLFSNLRTTSAKTGEAVKNIQAILGVSSQRISQNAESMHDLVLQVMGLQLQLDNISSFLDDHEENMHDLQYHTRYAQNRTVERFETLEGRMASHEIEIGTIFTNINATDNHVHSMLKYLDDVRLSCTLGFHTHAEELYYLNKSVSLMLGTTDLLRERFSLLSARLDFNVRNLSMIVEEMKAVDTQHGEILRNVTILRGAPGPPGPRGLKGDLGVKGPVGSRGPKGDPGSLGPPGPQGPQGQPGDPGPVGERGPVGLRGFPGLKGSKGSYGSGGARGQPGPKGDVGPPGPEGPPGSPGPPGPQGKPGIAGKTGSPGQRGPVGLKGEPGIQGPPGLPGPPGPPGSQSHY